One stretch of Cellulomonas wangsupingiae DNA includes these proteins:
- a CDS encoding type II secretion system F family protein, with product MSLLVGVLVALAVSALAGPCPRRGVVRGSRGGGSAGPPGVPVPVGDGSRRRRGPRPWSRHRASAPSPGDDDLAGLLHAVAAQVRAGLPPAAAWRAALGAGVDGEVPAAELLTAVVGDRGGERSRVRAVVAGAHVAAETGAPLADVLEDLAEAVAADAEQSGEIAAALAGPRATARVLTFLPALGLLVGAAMGARPWQVLTDGALGSVLGLVGVGLVVVGRLWVGALLRRAGAP from the coding sequence GTGAGCCTGCTCGTCGGCGTGCTCGTGGCGCTCGCGGTGTCCGCGCTCGCCGGTCCGTGCCCGCGCCGAGGGGTCGTCCGGGGGTCGCGCGGCGGTGGGTCCGCGGGGCCGCCCGGGGTGCCGGTGCCGGTCGGTGACGGGTCCCGCCGGCGTCGGGGGCCACGGCCGTGGTCGCGCCACAGGGCGTCGGCCCCGTCCCCGGGCGACGACGACCTCGCCGGCCTCCTGCACGCGGTGGCGGCGCAGGTGCGCGCAGGGCTGCCGCCGGCGGCGGCGTGGCGCGCGGCGCTGGGTGCGGGCGTCGACGGTGAGGTCCCGGCCGCCGAGCTCCTCACCGCCGTCGTGGGGGACCGGGGCGGTGAGCGGTCACGGGTCCGGGCCGTCGTGGCCGGCGCGCACGTCGCCGCCGAGACCGGGGCGCCGCTGGCGGACGTGCTCGAGGACCTGGCGGAGGCAGTCGCCGCCGACGCCGAGCAGTCCGGCGAGATCGCGGCGGCGCTCGCCGGTCCGCGCGCCACCGCCCGCGTGCTCACCTTCCTGCCGGCGCTCGGCCTGCTGGTCGGCGCGGCGATGGGCGCCCGCCCCTGGCAGGTCCTGACGGACGGCGCCCTCGGCAGCGTCCTGGGCCTCGTGGGCGTGGGCCTGGTCGTCGTCGGGAGGCTGTGGGTCGGGGCCCTGCTGCGCCGCGCAGGTGCGCCGTGA
- a CDS encoding DUF4244 domain-containing protein produces MTHHAAGTARVRRAWQRTVASSSLPQRLRGLNDRAGDAGMATAEYAIATLAAVGFAGVLVVVLKGSEVKGLLTGIVRQALGA; encoded by the coding sequence GTGACACATCACGCGGCGGGCACGGCGCGGGTACGGCGGGCGTGGCAGCGGACGGTCGCGAGCAGCTCGCTGCCGCAGCGGCTGCGTGGCCTGAACGACCGTGCCGGCGACGCCGGCATGGCCACGGCCGAGTACGCGATCGCGACGCTCGCGGCCGTCGGCTTCGCGGGCGTGCTGGTCGTGGTGCTCAAGGGGAGCGAGGTGAAGGGCCTGCTCACCGGCATCGTGCGGCAGGCGCTCGGCGCGTGA
- a CDS encoding TadE family type IV pilus minor pilin has product MSRRCRGRAALAARRAGVLGDRGAVTAELAVGLVAVSVVLLALLATGAATLTRLTCLDAARTAARVAALGEPDPVVVDAARHVLGDRGGEVAVRRADGWVTVTVSAPFTGWSAGMRARAAATAWAEP; this is encoded by the coding sequence GTGAGCCGGCGGTGCCGCGGTCGCGCCGCGCTCGCGGCTCGACGCGCGGGCGTCCTGGGCGACCGCGGCGCCGTCACCGCGGAGCTCGCCGTGGGTCTCGTCGCCGTCTCGGTGGTCCTCCTGGCGTTGCTCGCCACGGGTGCGGCCACGCTCACGCGGCTGACGTGCCTGGACGCGGCGCGTACCGCCGCGAGGGTCGCCGCGCTCGGGGAGCCGGACCCGGTGGTCGTCGACGCGGCCCGCCACGTGCTCGGCGACCGCGGCGGTGAGGTCGCCGTGCGGCGCGCGGACGGGTGGGTGACCGTGACGGTGAGCGCGCCGTTCACCGGGTGGTCCGCCGGGATGCGGGCGCGCGCTGCCGCGACGGCGTGGGCCGAGCCGTGA
- a CDS encoding TadA family conjugal transfer-associated ATPase: MRSAAPARRAVPGAVLARVREALRTRPPDPAGLAALVDGALRAHGTLLGPVPLAETVRAVADEVFGAGALQEWLDDPAVTDVLVNGPCDVWVEHTGALVRVDVDLGGPADVRALAVRLAAAAGRRLDDAAPTADARLPDGTRLHAVLPPLAGPCTVLSLRVVRPRAFTLRDLTAAGAVAPALVPVLHGLVGSRANLLVSGATGAGKTTLLAALLSLVPHDERIVLVEEAGELVADHPHVVRLTTRPANVDGAGGVDLADLVRQALRMRPDRIVLGECRGAEVRDVLAALNTGHEGGCATLHANTAGDVPARLEALAALAGLDRGALAAQAASAVDAVLHVRRVRRAPDTGRRYLAEVAVVDRRDDGALRVTTAVEVTEHGAVRTGAGWERLAARTGVGA; the protein is encoded by the coding sequence CTGCGCAGCGCTGCGCCCGCCCGTCGTGCCGTGCCGGGGGCGGTCCTCGCGCGCGTGCGCGAGGCGCTGCGCACGCGCCCGCCCGACCCGGCGGGTCTCGCGGCCCTGGTCGACGGGGCCCTGCGCGCCCACGGCACCCTGCTGGGACCCGTGCCGCTCGCCGAGACGGTGCGCGCGGTCGCGGACGAGGTCTTCGGGGCGGGGGCGCTGCAGGAGTGGCTCGACGACCCGGCGGTCACGGACGTGCTGGTCAACGGGCCGTGCGACGTCTGGGTCGAGCACACGGGTGCACTCGTCCGCGTCGACGTGGACCTCGGGGGTCCCGCGGACGTCCGCGCGCTCGCCGTGCGCCTCGCGGCCGCTGCGGGACGCCGGCTCGACGACGCCGCGCCGACGGCGGACGCACGGCTGCCGGACGGCACGCGGCTCCACGCGGTCCTGCCTCCGCTCGCTGGGCCGTGCACGGTCCTGAGCCTGCGCGTCGTGCGGCCGCGCGCGTTCACGCTGCGTGATCTCACGGCAGCCGGTGCCGTCGCCCCCGCGCTGGTGCCCGTCCTGCACGGTCTGGTCGGCTCGCGCGCCAACCTGCTGGTGTCCGGCGCCACCGGAGCCGGCAAGACGACCTTGCTCGCGGCCCTGCTGTCGCTGGTCCCGCACGACGAGCGCATCGTGCTGGTCGAGGAGGCCGGCGAGCTCGTCGCGGACCACCCGCACGTCGTGCGCCTGACGACCCGGCCGGCGAACGTCGACGGTGCCGGTGGGGTCGACCTCGCGGACCTCGTGCGGCAGGCGCTGCGCATGCGGCCGGACCGCATCGTGCTGGGCGAGTGCCGCGGCGCCGAGGTGCGCGACGTCCTGGCGGCGCTCAACACGGGTCACGAGGGCGGGTGCGCCACGCTGCACGCCAACACGGCGGGCGACGTCCCCGCACGTCTCGAGGCCCTCGCCGCCCTCGCCGGCCTCGACCGCGGTGCGCTGGCGGCCCAGGCAGCCAGCGCCGTCGACGCGGTGCTGCACGTCCGCCGCGTCCGGCGGGCGCCCGACACGGGGCGCCGCTACCTGGCCGAGGTCGCCGTCGTCGACCGGCGGGACGACGGCGCCCTGCGCGTCACGACGGCCGTCGAGGTCACCGAGCACGGCGCCGTGCGCACCGGCGCGGGATGGGAACGGCTCGCGGCGCGTACCGGGGTGGGCGCATGA
- a CDS encoding ribonucleoside triphosphate reductase → MSQQDRPASPVVVEVAPTIDEYLDRSDWRVNANANQGYSLGGLILNTAGKVVANYWLSEVYPPEVGRAHRDGDLHIHDLDMLSGYCAGWSLRTLLQEGLNGVPGKVEARPPKHFSAAIGQIVNFLGTMQNEWAGAQAFSSFDTFMAPYVRLDALTYTEVRQGIQELIYNLNVPSRWGTQTPFTNLTFDWTCPADLADQTPFVADEPCDFTYGDLQAEMDMINRAYMEVMTEGDASGRVFTFPIPTYNITKDFPWESENAQRLWAMTAKYGLPYFQNFINSDMEPGDVRSMCCRLQLDLRELLKRGNGLFGSGEQTGSIGVVTINCARLGFLHPGDEAGLLADLDRLLDLARTSLELKRATIQGLMDDGLFPYSRRYLGSLDSHFSTIGVNGLNEMIRNFTGGLDDITDERGHAMALRVLDHVRARMVEFQEETGNLYNLEATPAEGTTYRFAKEDRKRFPTILQAGTPDHPYYTNSSQLPVGFTDDPFEALERQDDLQTRYTGGTVLHLYMSERISTPEACRELVRRALTRFRLPYLTVTPTFSICPAHGYLSGEHPLCPTCEEDGVVTTCEVWTRVMGYHRPVSSFNIGKQGEHADRLPFLEPAGARA, encoded by the coding sequence ATGTCGCAGCAGGACCGGCCCGCCAGCCCCGTCGTCGTCGAGGTCGCCCCGACGATCGACGAGTACCTCGACCGCAGCGACTGGCGGGTCAACGCCAACGCCAACCAGGGGTACTCGCTCGGCGGTCTGATCCTCAACACGGCCGGCAAGGTCGTGGCCAACTACTGGCTGAGCGAGGTCTACCCGCCGGAGGTGGGACGCGCGCACCGCGACGGCGACCTGCACATCCACGACCTGGACATGCTGTCGGGCTACTGCGCCGGCTGGTCGCTGCGCACCCTCCTGCAGGAGGGCCTCAACGGCGTCCCCGGCAAGGTCGAGGCGCGCCCGCCCAAGCACTTCAGCGCCGCGATCGGGCAGATCGTGAACTTCCTCGGCACGATGCAGAACGAGTGGGCCGGGGCGCAGGCGTTCAGCAGCTTCGACACGTTCATGGCGCCGTACGTGCGGCTCGACGCCCTCACGTACACCGAGGTGCGCCAGGGGATCCAGGAGCTGATCTACAACCTCAACGTGCCGTCGCGGTGGGGCACGCAGACGCCGTTCACGAACCTGACGTTCGACTGGACGTGCCCGGCCGACCTCGCCGACCAGACGCCGTTCGTCGCCGACGAGCCGTGCGACTTCACGTACGGCGACCTGCAGGCCGAGATGGACATGATCAACCGCGCGTACATGGAGGTCATGACCGAGGGCGACGCGTCGGGTCGCGTCTTCACGTTCCCGATCCCGACGTACAACATCACGAAGGACTTCCCCTGGGAGTCGGAGAACGCGCAGCGGCTGTGGGCGATGACGGCCAAGTACGGGCTGCCGTACTTCCAGAACTTCATCAACTCCGACATGGAGCCCGGTGACGTGCGCTCGATGTGCTGCCGCCTGCAGCTGGACCTGCGCGAGCTGCTCAAGCGCGGCAACGGCCTGTTCGGCTCCGGTGAGCAGACCGGGTCGATCGGCGTGGTCACGATCAACTGCGCGCGGCTCGGGTTCCTCCACCCGGGCGACGAGGCGGGTCTGCTGGCGGACCTCGACCGGCTGCTGGACCTCGCCCGCACGTCGCTGGAGCTCAAGCGCGCGACCATCCAGGGGCTCATGGACGACGGGCTGTTCCCGTACTCGCGGCGCTACCTCGGCTCGCTCGACAGCCACTTCTCGACGATCGGCGTCAACGGCCTGAACGAGATGATCCGCAACTTCACCGGCGGTCTGGACGACATCACCGACGAGCGCGGGCACGCGATGGCGCTGCGCGTCCTCGACCACGTGCGGGCCCGCATGGTCGAGTTCCAGGAGGAGACCGGCAACCTCTACAACCTGGAGGCCACGCCCGCCGAGGGGACGACCTACCGGTTCGCCAAGGAGGACCGCAAGAGGTTCCCGACGATCCTGCAGGCCGGCACGCCCGACCACCCGTACTACACGAACTCCTCGCAGCTGCCCGTGGGCTTCACCGACGACCCGTTCGAGGCCCTCGAGCGCCAGGACGACCTGCAGACGCGGTACACCGGCGGCACGGTGCTGCACCTGTACATGTCGGAGCGCATCTCGACCCCCGAGGCCTGCCGCGAGCTGGTCCGGCGGGCCCTGACGCGCTTCCGGCTCCCGTACCTGACCGTCACGCCGACGTTCTCGATCTGCCCCGCGCACGGCTACCTCTCGGGCGAGCACCCCCTGTGCCCGACGTGCGAGGAGGACGGCGTCGTCACGACGTGCGAGGTGTGGACGCGCGTCATGGGCTACCACCGCCCGGTCAGCTCCTTCAACATCGGCAAGCAGGGCGAGCACGCCGACCGCCTGCCGTTCCTGGAGCCCGCGGGGGCGCGGGCATGA
- a CDS encoding type II secretion system F family protein, translating to MTPLVVGVVVAAALLVARLPWRAGRRAVPRASIRPAAGGRPVAGGSQPAASRRRVRARRAPDVLDPAFVLDLCAAAVRGGAAVPAALAVTGRHLGGTEGDALLQVGTALSLGATWDSAWAGAPASVAALGRVLGVGREAGASPGPQLRAAAARLRRERRARVRAAAGALGVRLTLPLGLCFLPAFVLLGLVPVVLGLAGDLLGGSG from the coding sequence GTGACGCCGCTCGTCGTCGGGGTCGTGGTCGCCGCGGCGCTCCTGGTGGCGCGGCTTCCCTGGAGAGCTGGCCGACGCGCGGTGCCGCGTGCGAGCATCCGCCCCGCGGCCGGTGGGCGCCCGGTGGCGGGCGGCTCGCAGCCGGCTGCGTCCCGTCGCCGGGTCCGTGCGCGCCGAGCGCCCGACGTCCTCGACCCTGCCTTCGTGCTGGACCTGTGCGCCGCCGCGGTCCGCGGGGGTGCCGCCGTGCCCGCCGCCCTCGCCGTCACGGGACGGCATCTCGGCGGCACGGAGGGCGACGCCCTCCTCCAGGTGGGGACGGCGCTGAGCCTAGGTGCGACGTGGGACTCCGCGTGGGCCGGTGCGCCGGCGTCCGTCGCCGCCCTCGGCCGCGTGCTCGGCGTGGGCCGCGAGGCAGGCGCGTCACCAGGTCCGCAGCTGCGCGCCGCTGCCGCCCGGCTGCGTCGTGAACGACGAGCGCGCGTGCGTGCGGCCGCCGGTGCGCTCGGCGTGCGGCTCACGCTGCCGCTGGGGCTGTGCTTCCTGCCGGCGTTCGTCCTGCTCGGGCTCGTGCCCGTCGTCCTCGGGCTGGCCGGGGACCTGCTCGGCGGCAGCGGGTGA
- a CDS encoding urea amidolyase family protein gives MPPRLLPYGDDGMLVEVDDLDAVRSLDRALRAALPPGVVDVVPAARTVLVRGDARRRAAWSAAVAARATSGDRGSGTRPDRVVDVPVVYDGEDLEDVARVTGLSVEEVVARHVAGGPKGYRVAFGGFAPGFAYVVGLDPRLHVPRLATPRTRVPAGAVAVAGEFTAVYPAASPGGWRLLGTTTVVMFDAVRGRDAAARLAPGDVVRFVRHRASAVVGAAPPAPLAPDADAGSAVRTRGEVAAGGPAGRSPAVGGGVSVLATGPLVLVEDLGRPGLADVGVPRSGAADPAALRRANRLVGNRADAAGLEVVLGGLVLRVEVTTALAVTGAHAAADLDGVPVPHGAAIRAPAGATLTLAPPRSGLRSWVALRGGVGVPAVLGSRSADVLSGLGPAAVRAGDLLPLGRDVDGFPELPVPDGAAADPAVGGVAGHPGPVVVLPALDGPRLDRLDAPGRARLWSTVWAVSPASNRVAVRLAGEPLTRGVADELASEGLVAGAVQVPHDGRPLLFGADHPVTGGYPVVAVLTTAGRALAAQLQPGQRVRLTRAV, from the coding sequence GTGCCACCCCGGCTGCTGCCCTACGGTGACGACGGCATGCTGGTCGAGGTCGACGACCTCGACGCGGTCCGGTCGCTCGACCGGGCGCTGCGCGCGGCGCTCCCGCCGGGGGTCGTGGACGTCGTCCCGGCGGCCCGCACCGTCCTGGTGCGTGGCGACGCCCGGCGACGTGCCGCGTGGTCGGCGGCCGTCGCCGCCCGCGCGACCTCCGGTGACCGGGGCAGCGGGACCCGCCCGGACAGGGTCGTCGACGTCCCCGTGGTCTACGACGGCGAGGACCTCGAGGACGTCGCACGCGTGACGGGCCTGTCCGTCGAGGAGGTCGTGGCCCGGCACGTCGCCGGGGGGCCGAAGGGCTACCGGGTGGCGTTCGGCGGGTTCGCACCGGGGTTCGCCTACGTGGTCGGCCTGGACCCGCGGCTGCACGTGCCGCGCCTGGCGACGCCGCGCACGCGGGTGCCTGCCGGTGCCGTGGCGGTGGCCGGCGAGTTCACGGCGGTCTACCCGGCGGCCTCGCCGGGCGGGTGGCGGCTGCTGGGCACCACGACCGTCGTGATGTTCGACGCGGTGCGCGGCCGCGACGCCGCGGCACGGCTCGCACCCGGGGACGTCGTGCGGTTCGTCCGCCACCGGGCGTCGGCGGTCGTGGGTGCCGCGCCACCCGCCCCGCTCGCACCGGACGCGGACGCGGGCTCGGCGGTAAGGACGCGTGGCGAGGTGGCGGCCGGCGGCCCGGCGGGCCGGTCCCCAGCCGTCGGAGGCGGTGTCAGCGTGCTGGCCACGGGCCCGCTCGTGCTGGTGGAGGACCTGGGTCGCCCGGGGCTCGCCGACGTCGGGGTGCCGCGCTCGGGTGCTGCCGACCCGGCCGCCCTGCGGCGCGCGAACCGGCTCGTCGGCAACCGCGCGGACGCGGCGGGTCTGGAGGTCGTGCTCGGCGGGCTGGTGCTGCGCGTCGAGGTGACGACGGCGCTGGCGGTCACCGGTGCGCACGCCGCTGCGGACCTCGACGGGGTCCCCGTCCCGCACGGTGCGGCGATCCGCGCACCGGCGGGTGCGACGCTGACGCTCGCCCCGCCGCGCAGCGGGCTGCGCTCGTGGGTCGCGCTGCGCGGCGGCGTCGGCGTGCCGGCGGTGCTCGGGTCGCGGTCCGCGGACGTGCTGTCGGGGCTGGGGCCGGCGGCCGTGCGCGCGGGTGACCTGCTCCCGCTGGGACGGGACGTCGACGGCTTCCCCGAGCTGCCGGTCCCGGACGGTGCCGCGGCTGACCCGGCGGTGGGCGGGGTGGCGGGGCACCCGGGTCCGGTGGTCGTGCTCCCCGCGCTCGACGGACCCCGGCTGGACCGCCTGGACGCACCGGGCCGCGCCCGCCTGTGGTCGACGGTGTGGGCCGTGTCGCCCGCGAGCAACCGGGTCGCGGTGCGCCTCGCGGGTGAGCCGTTGACCCGCGGCGTGGCCGACGAGCTCGCGTCGGAGGGCCTCGTGGCCGGGGCCGTGCAGGTGCCGCACGACGGCCGACCCCTCCTGTTCGGGGCCGACCACCCCGTCACGGGCGGCTACCCGGTCGTGGCGGTGCTGACGACGGCCGGCCGCGCGCTGGCCGCACAGCTCCAGCCGGGACAGCGGGTGCGGCTGACTCGAGCGGTGTGA
- a CDS encoding LamB/YcsF family protein: MGVIDLNADLGEGDGPWRLEPAADDALLELVTSANVAAGYHGGDATTMALTCAAAVARGVAVGAHPSYDDRAGFGRRHVGVAPEVLRAQVAYQVGALVAVARSVGARVTHVKPHGALYNAVVHDEGQARAVVQAVLAVDPALTVLGLPGSRVLALAAAAGLATATEAFVDRGYRPDGTLVPRDRVGALVTDPDEAADRAVRMAVEGTVTAVDGAVVRLAPQSLCVHSDTPGAVAIATAVRAALAAAGVDVRPFGGA, from the coding sequence GTGGGTGTGATCGACCTCAACGCGGACCTCGGCGAGGGTGACGGGCCGTGGCGGCTCGAGCCGGCGGCTGACGACGCGCTGCTCGAACTCGTGACCAGCGCGAACGTCGCCGCCGGGTACCACGGCGGTGACGCGACGACCATGGCGCTCACGTGCGCCGCCGCGGTCGCCCGCGGGGTCGCCGTCGGCGCGCACCCGTCGTACGACGACCGTGCGGGCTTCGGGCGTCGGCACGTGGGCGTGGCACCGGAGGTGCTGCGCGCGCAGGTCGCGTACCAGGTGGGGGCGCTCGTCGCGGTGGCGCGGTCCGTCGGGGCGCGCGTGACGCACGTCAAGCCGCACGGTGCCCTGTACAACGCGGTCGTGCACGACGAGGGGCAGGCCCGGGCCGTCGTGCAGGCGGTGCTCGCGGTGGACCCCGCGCTGACGGTGCTCGGCCTGCCCGGGTCGCGGGTGCTCGCGCTCGCGGCCGCGGCGGGCCTGGCCACCGCCACCGAGGCGTTCGTCGACCGCGGCTACCGGCCGGACGGCACCCTCGTGCCGCGCGACCGGGTCGGGGCCCTGGTCACCGACCCCGACGAGGCCGCCGACCGGGCGGTGCGGATGGCCGTCGAGGGCACGGTGACCGCGGTCGACGGGGCCGTCGTGCGTCTCGCGCCGCAGTCGCTGTGCGTGCACTCGGACACCCCGGGCGCCGTCGCGATCGCGACGGCGGTGCGGGCGGCGCTGGCGGCGGCGGGCGTGGACGTCCGCCCTTTCGGCGGTGCCTGA
- a CDS encoding anaerobic ribonucleoside-triphosphate reductase activating protein has protein sequence MTSDDCRDAAAASLQIAGLTALSTVDWPGRLVATAFLQGCPWRCTYCHNSAILDPCLPGVVPWSTVTDLLSRRRGLLDGLVLSGGEPTRQAGVVAAAREVKDAGFLVGLHTAGAYPARLRELIPHVDWVGLDIKAPARLYRAITRAGSGTTAADKAFASLRIVLDSGVDVQVRTTVDPTVLTRGEVAELTALLADLGVRDHVLQDVRPDGTTDEYARALARVPRERLHRG, from the coding sequence ATGACGTCCGACGACTGCAGGGACGCCGCGGCGGCGTCCCTGCAGATCGCCGGGCTCACCGCGCTGTCCACGGTCGACTGGCCGGGCCGGCTGGTCGCCACGGCGTTCCTGCAGGGCTGCCCGTGGCGGTGCACGTACTGCCACAACAGCGCGATCCTCGACCCGTGCCTGCCCGGCGTGGTGCCGTGGTCGACGGTCACCGACCTGCTGTCGCGTCGACGCGGTCTGCTCGACGGGCTCGTGCTGTCCGGCGGCGAGCCCACGCGCCAGGCCGGTGTCGTCGCCGCGGCGCGCGAGGTGAAGGACGCCGGCTTCCTCGTCGGGCTGCACACCGCCGGCGCCTACCCGGCGCGGCTGCGCGAGCTGATCCCGCACGTCGACTGGGTCGGCCTGGACATCAAGGCCCCCGCCCGCCTGTACCGGGCCATCACGCGGGCGGGTAGCGGCACGACGGCCGCCGACAAGGCGTTCGCGTCGCTGCGGATCGTGCTCGACAGCGGCGTGGACGTCCAGGTGCGCACGACCGTCGACCCGACGGTGCTCACGCGCGGCGAGGTCGCCGAGCTCACGGCCCTGCTGGCCGACCTGGGCGTCCGCGACCACGTGCTGCAGGACGTGCGGCCCGACGGCACGACCGACGAGTACGCCCGGGCGCTCGCGCGCGTGCCGCGTGAGCGGCTGCACCGGGGCTGA
- a CDS encoding DEAD/DEAH box helicase, which produces MGPGELLDVLLAGGRRAERATHVRHLPGRDGTRADWPAWADADLVRGYRALGVERPWEHQVDAADAAWSGRHTVLATSTGSGKSLAFWLPALSAVRRGATGAVPDPGAIESVRRRPTVLYLSPTKALAADQLAGLERLLGAAGTRDVRVATCDGDTSRDERRWVREHADVVLTNPDFLHFALLPAHATWSRVLASLAFVVVDECHAFRGVFGAHVALVLRRLRRLAASYGASPVVVLASATTSDPAASAARLLGVPADEVHAVTADTSPAGRKTVVLWQPPELPGGDGPWASLLPAEDPWATVVAVPPRDDAARGDGATAEDAQTDPTAADGGQAGPRARPEGSGPLGTGERLVAVPQDRPRRTATAEVADLLADLVAAGARVLAFTRSRRGAESVAAATRDHLAAVDPTLPPLVSSYRGGYLPEERRALERAIRSGHLRALATTSALELGVDISGLDAVLIAGWPGTRVSLWQQAGRAGRAGADGLVVLVAREDPLDTYLVHHPEAALDAPVEATVFDPGNPYVLAPHLCAAAAERPLRADELDLFGPRALDLLTELTERGILRRRTSGWYWTHAEPASRMTDLRGAGGDPVRVVETATGRLLGTVDAASADAKVHPGAVYVHLGATYVVDALHLDDGVALATRRDVDHGTWASWITSTTVVDVEREVPWGPVTWCYGQVDVTTQVVGYQRRRIPDLQVLSTHELDLPARTLRTTAVWWTAPPEVLEAAGVTLEVAPGALHAAEHASIGLLPLLATCDRWDLGGLSTLVHPDTGHATVFVHDGHPGGAGFAERGFELGPVWLTATRDAIAACPCATGCPACVQSPKCGNGNEPLDKSGALRLLTTVLGHAADAAPS; this is translated from the coding sequence GTGGGTCCCGGCGAGCTGCTCGACGTGCTGCTCGCCGGTGGTCGGCGGGCGGAGCGCGCGACCCACGTACGGCACCTGCCGGGGCGTGACGGCACCCGGGCGGACTGGCCCGCGTGGGCGGACGCGGACCTCGTCCGGGGGTACCGGGCGCTCGGCGTCGAGCGGCCGTGGGAGCACCAGGTCGACGCGGCCGACGCCGCCTGGTCCGGCCGGCACACCGTGCTCGCGACGTCGACGGGCTCGGGCAAGTCCCTCGCGTTCTGGTTGCCCGCGCTCTCGGCGGTCCGCCGCGGGGCCACGGGCGCCGTGCCGGACCCGGGGGCCATCGAGTCCGTACGGCGCAGGCCGACGGTGCTGTACCTCAGCCCGACGAAGGCGCTCGCCGCCGACCAGCTCGCCGGGCTCGAGCGCCTGCTGGGGGCCGCCGGCACGCGGGACGTGCGCGTCGCGACGTGCGACGGTGACACCTCGCGTGACGAGCGCCGTTGGGTGCGCGAGCACGCCGACGTCGTGCTGACCAACCCGGACTTCCTGCACTTCGCGCTGCTGCCCGCCCACGCGACGTGGTCACGGGTGCTCGCGTCGCTCGCATTCGTCGTGGTCGACGAGTGCCACGCCTTCCGCGGGGTCTTCGGTGCGCACGTCGCGCTGGTGCTGCGGCGGCTGCGGCGGCTCGCCGCGTCGTACGGGGCGTCACCGGTGGTGGTACTGGCGTCGGCGACGACGTCCGACCCCGCGGCGAGCGCAGCGCGGCTGCTGGGGGTGCCCGCCGACGAGGTGCACGCCGTGACCGCGGACACGTCGCCCGCGGGGCGCAAGACCGTCGTGCTGTGGCAACCGCCGGAGCTGCCCGGGGGTGACGGACCGTGGGCCTCGTTGCTGCCGGCCGAGGACCCGTGGGCGACCGTCGTGGCCGTGCCGCCCCGTGACGACGCCGCCCGGGGCGACGGGGCGACGGCCGAGGACGCGCAGACGGACCCGACCGCAGCTGACGGAGGGCAGGCCGGCCCGCGTGCCCGCCCCGAGGGCTCGGGGCCGCTGGGCACGGGCGAGCGTCTGGTCGCGGTCCCGCAGGACCGTCCCCGTCGCACCGCGACGGCCGAGGTCGCGGACCTGCTCGCGGACCTGGTGGCCGCCGGCGCGCGGGTCCTCGCCTTCACGAGGTCGCGGCGCGGCGCCGAGTCCGTCGCCGCCGCCACGCGCGACCACCTCGCGGCGGTCGACCCCACGCTGCCGCCGCTCGTCTCGTCGTACCGCGGCGGGTACCTGCCGGAGGAGCGCCGCGCGCTCGAGCGCGCGATCCGGTCGGGTCACCTGCGTGCGCTGGCGACGACGAGCGCGCTCGAGCTGGGCGTCGACATCTCGGGCCTGGACGCCGTGCTCATCGCCGGGTGGCCGGGCACCCGGGTCTCGCTGTGGCAGCAGGCCGGGCGCGCGGGACGCGCCGGCGCCGACGGGCTCGTCGTGCTCGTCGCCCGCGAGGACCCGCTCGACACGTACCTCGTGCACCACCCCGAGGCGGCCCTCGACGCCCCCGTGGAGGCCACCGTGTTCGACCCCGGCAACCCGTACGTCCTGGCGCCGCACCTGTGCGCCGCCGCCGCCGAGCGACCGCTGCGCGCCGACGAGCTCGACCTGTTCGGGCCGCGCGCCCTCGACCTGCTCACGGAGCTGACCGAGCGCGGCATCCTGCGTCGGCGCACGTCGGGCTGGTACTGGACCCACGCCGAGCCGGCGAGCCGGATGACGGACCTGCGCGGTGCCGGCGGTGACCCGGTGCGGGTGGTGGAGACCGCGACGGGCAGGCTGCTGGGCACCGTCGACGCCGCGTCGGCGGACGCGAAGGTGCACCCCGGCGCCGTGTACGTGCACCTCGGCGCGACCTACGTCGTGGACGCGCTGCACCTCGACGACGGCGTCGCGCTGGCCACACGGCGCGACGTCGACCACGGCACGTGGGCGAGCTGGATCACGTCCACGACGGTGGTGGACGTGGAGCGCGAGGTCCCGTGGGGGCCCGTCACCTGGTGCTACGGGCAGGTGGACGTCACGACGCAGGTCGTCGGCTACCAGCGCCGACGCATCCCGGACCTCCAGGTGCTCTCGACGCACGAGCTCGACCTGCCGGCGCGGACGCTGCGCACGACCGCCGTCTGGTGGACCGCACCGCCCGAGGTGCTCGAGGCGGCGGGCGTCACGCTCGAGGTCGCCCCGGGCGCCCTGCACGCGGCCGAGCACGCGTCGATCGGTCTGCTGCCCCTGCTGGCGACGTGCGACCGCTGGGACCTCGGCGGCCTGTCCACGCTCGTGCACCCCGACACCGGCCACGCGACGGTCTTCGTCCACGACGGCCACCCCGGGGGCGCCGGCTTCGCCGAGCGCGGCTTCGAGCTCGGGCCCGTCTGGCTGACGGCGACGCGCGACGCCATCGCGGCCTGCCCGTGCGCGACGGGCTGCCCGGCGTGCGTGCAGTCGCCCAAGTGCGGCAACGGCAACGAGCCGCTCGACAAGTCCGGGGCGCTGCGGCTGCTCACCACGGTGCTGGGCCATGCCGCGGACGCGGCGCCCTCCTGA